Proteins co-encoded in one Cinclus cinclus chromosome 9, bCinCin1.1, whole genome shotgun sequence genomic window:
- the IHH gene encoding indian hedgehog protein, with product MKPARLLLLLSGCALLLAPAVRACGPGRVVGSRRRPPRKLIPLAYKQFSPNVPEKTLGASGRYEGKIARNSERFKELTPNYNPDIIFKDEENTGADRLMTQRCKDRLNSLAISVMNQWPGVKLRVTEGWDEDGHHSEESLHYEGRAVDITTSDRDRNKYGMLARLAVEAGFDWVYYESKAHIHCSVKSEHSAAAKTGGCFPGRALATLEDGAQTPLWALRPGQRVLAMDGAGRPTYSDFLAFLDKEPRALTTFHVIETQEPPRRLVLTPTHLLFVAENASAPTAHFRPIFASLVHPGHFVLVVAGGGSLQPAEVVRVWDRRDVGAYAPLTRHGTLVVDGVVASCFALVQEQQLAQLAFWPLRLYHSLVGWPGVQGDGVHWYSGLLYRLGRLLLPPDSFHPLGISQAES from the exons ATGAAGCCGgcgcggctgctgctgctgctgagcggGTGCGCGCTGCTGCTGGCGCCGGCCGTGCGCGCCTGCGGGCCGGGCAGGGTGGTGggcagccgccgccgcccgccccgcaaGCTCATCCCGCTCGCCTACAAGCAGTTCAGCCCCAACGTCCCCGAGAAGACGCTGGGGGCTAGCGGCCGCTACGAGGGCAAGATCGCGCGTAACTCGGAGCGCTTCAAGGAGCTGACGCCCAACTACAACCCCGACATCATCTTCAAGGACGAGGAGAACACTGGCGCCGACCGGCTCATGACCCAG CGCTGCAAGGACCGCTTGAACTCCCTGGCCATCTCTGTCATGAATCAGTGGCCAGGGGTGAAGCTAAGGGTGACAGAaggctgggatgaggatgggCACCACTCAGAAGAGTCCCTACATTATGAGGGCCGAGCTGTGGACATCACAACCTCAGACAGGGACCGCAACAAGTACGGCATGCTGGCTCGCCTGGCCGTTGAGGCTGGCTTCGACTGGGTCTACTATGAGTCCAAGGCACACATCCACTGCTCTGTCAAGTCAG AGCACTCAGCCGCTGCGAAGACGGGGGGCTGCTTTCCTGGGCGGGCACTGGCAACGCTGGAGGACGGTGCCCAGACGCCACTGTGGGCACTGCGCCCAGGCCAGCGAGTGCTGGCAATGGACGGGGCAGGCAGGCCCACCTACAGTGACTTCTTGGCTTTCCTGGACAAGGAGCCCCGTGCCCTCACCACCTTCCACGTCATCGAGACACAGGAGCCACCCCGGCGCCTGGTCCTGACTCCCACCCACCTGCTCTTTGTGGCAGAGAATGCTTCAGCGCCCACTGCCCACTTCCGTCCCATCTTTGCCAGCCTTGTGCACCCGGGACATTTTGTGCTGGTGGTGGCTGGGGGGGGCAGCTTGCAGCCTGCTGAAGTGGTGCGGGTGTGGGACCGGAGAGATGTGGGAGCCTATGCCCCACTGACACGCCATGGGACACTGGTGGTGGACGGCGTGGTGGCCTCGTGCTTTGCTCTGGTGCAGGAGcaacagctggcacagctggcctTCTGGCCACTTCGGCTCTACCACAGCCTGGTGGGGTGGCCAGGGGTTCAGGGAGATGGTGTGCACTGGTACTCAGGGCTGCTTTACCGCCTGggcaggctgctcctgccccctGACAGCTTCCACCCACTGGGGATATCCCAAGCAGAGAGCTGA